One genomic window of Deltaproteobacteria bacterium includes the following:
- a CDS encoding 2-oxoacid:acceptor oxidoreductase family protein, with protein RSDYFKEIESGRVGAIDARAIARELNLGTTASLIINTIMLGAFARISGMVDIELITAAIRKNIPEKPEANISGAKRAYEEVK; from the coding sequence CCGGTCTGACTATTTTAAAGAGATCGAATCAGGCCGCGTTGGCGCTATTGACGCCCGCGCCATTGCCAGAGAATTGAATTTAGGAACGACCGCCTCCCTGATCATTAACACCATCATGCTGGGAGCGTTTGCACGAATAAGCGGGATGGTGGACATTGAATTAATCACCGCGGCGATCAGGAAAAATATTCCAGAAAAACCCGAGGCAAACATCTCCGGCGCTAAAAGGGCTTACGAGGAAGTGAAGTAA